TAGAACGGGGACGGGCGCGCCTTGAAGAGCGCGACCAGGAAGGCGACCGCGACGAGGGACCGCTCGCCTCCGGAGAGCAGCGAGAGCCGCTTGACCTTCTTGCCGGCCGGGCGGGCCTCGACCTCGATGCCGGTGTTGAGCATGTCGCCAGGGTCGGTGAGGACGAGGCGGCCCTCGCCGCCGGGGAAGAGCCGGGCGAAGGTCGAGTCGAACGCCTTCTCCACGTCGGCGTAGGCCTCGGTGAAGACCTGCTCCACCCGGGCGTCGACCTCGCGGACGATGTCGAGCAGGTCCTTGCGGGTGCGCTTGAGGTCCTCGAGCTGCTCGGTGAGGAACTTGTGCCGCTCCTCCATCGCGGAGAACTCCTCGAGCGCGAGCGGGTTCACCCGCCCGAGCATCGAGAGGGCACGCTCGGCGGTGCGCAGGCGCTTGACCTGCTCCTCGCGCACGAACGCGGCCGGCTCCGGGGCCTCCTCGCCCTCGGGGACCTCGCCGCTGAAGGGGATCAGCGTGGTCGGGCCGTAGTCGGCGACGAGGCCGTCGGCGTCGAGCCCGAGCTCCTCGAGCGCACGCTCCTCGAGCTGCTGGATGCGCATCTTCTGCTGGGTGCGCGCCATCTCGTCGCGGTGCACGGAGCTCACCAGCTCGTCGTGCTCGCGCCCGAGGTCGCGCAGCCGGGTGCGGACGGCCATGAGCTGCTGCTCGCTCCCCTGCCGGGACTCCTCGACGGCGGCGCGCTCGTCGGCGGCCTCCATGACCGAGCGCTCGAGCTGGTGGAGCACGACGCGCACGGCCACCGACACCGCCTGGGCCGCCCGGCCCTCGCGGACCAGCCGCTCGCGTCGCTCGGCGGCGCGCGCCCGGGACTCGCGCTCGGCCTGCGCCGCGCGCAGCAGCGAGTCGGCGCGGCCGTGCAGCGCGCGGGCGCGCTCCTCGGCGGTGCGCAGCGCGAGGCGTGCGTCCATCTCGCCCTGGCGGGCCCCGCGGGCGGCGTCGGCGAGGCGCTCGCGCTCGGAGGTGTCGGGCTCCTCGTCGGTGACGTCCTCGGCCGCGGCGAGCCGGGACTGAAGGTCCGCGAGCCCGGCGAGGTCGGCCGCGCGGGCCTCGCGGGCGGTGACGATGGCCCGCTCGAGCCGGTCGGCCTCCCCCTTGGCCGCGCGCGCCTGGGAGCCGTGCTGGCCGAGCTCCTCGGCCACTGCGGCCAGCGTCGCGTCGGACTCGTGGAGGCGGGCCAGCGCGACGTCGACGCGCTTGAGGGCGTCGTGGCGTGCGGCCTCGAGGCGGGAGATCTCGAAGCCGAGCCGCTCGGTGGTCGCGGTCGCGGCGGCCAGCTGCTCGGTCGCCTCGTCGACGGCGGCCTGGACCTCGATGAGGCTGGGCTGGCTGGACGAGCCCCCGGCCGCGAAGTGGGTGCCGAGCAGGTCGCCGTCGCGGGTCACCGCGACGACGTCGGGCAGGTCGGCGACGAGGCGCCGCGCGGCCGCGAGGTCGTCCACGACGGCGACCCGCTCCAGCAGCCGCGCGAGCGCGGGGCGTACGTCGGAGGGCGCGGACACCACGTCGACGGCGTACGCCGCCCCGTCCGGCAGCGCGGGCCAGTCGCGGTCGGCGGCAGGTGCTCCGCCGAGCAGGAGCCCGGCGCGGCCGAGGTCGTCGTGCTTGAGGTGGGTGATGGCGTCGACCGCGGCCTGCGACCCGGTGACCACCACGGCGTCGGCGGCGCTGCCGAGGGCGGCCGCGACGGCCGTCTCGTAGCCGTGGTCGACGTCGAGCAGCGCGGCCACGGATCCGAGCAACCCGTCGACGGTGTCGGTGGCGGCCAGCAGTGCGCCGGCGCCGTCCTTGCGGTTGAGGCCGATCTCGAGGGCGTCGCGGCGGGCGATGAGCCCGGCCCGCTCGCGGTCGGCCTGCTGGGCGTCCTCACGGGCGCGGGCCAGCTGCTCGTCGACCTCGTCGAGCACGGCGACCGCGTCCTCGTGCTCGGAGTCGAGACCCTCCTCGCCGGCGTCGAGACCGGCGACGCGGGTCTCGAGGGCGGTGAAGTCGCGCTGGGCGCGCTCGGCCCGGGCGGCGGCCTCCTCACGGGCCTCGGTCAGGCGCTGGATCTCCGCGTCGGCCGCCTCGGCCCGCGAGGTGAGGGCGTTGACCTGCCCGGCGAGCCGGGCCAGGCCCTCGCGGCGGTCGGCGGCGGCCCGCAGCAGCCCGGAGATGCGCTTGTCCTCCTCGGCGGCGGCCTCCTCGGCCGTGCGCTTGGCCGTCACCGCGGCCTCGAGGGCCGTGCGGTGCTGCGCGACCTGCTCGGCGATCTCGGTCTCCTGGCGCCGCACCCGCTCGGCCTGGGCCTCGAGGTCGTCGGGGTCGCGACCGGAGTCGACGGTGTCGCCCTCGGCGGCACCGGCGGCGTTGCGGATGCGCTCGTCGGCCAGCGAGGCGGTGCCGCGCAGGCGCTCCTTCAGCCCCGAGAGGGCGAACCAGGTCTCCTGCGCGGCAGCCAGCCGCGGCAGGTCGTCGCGCAGCGTCGCCTCGAGGGCCGACTCGCGCTCGCGGCCCTCGGCGATCGCGGCCTCGACCTCCTCGCGGCGCTCCAGCAGCACCGACTCGTCGGCCAGCTCGGTCTCCAGCGCGGTGCGCGCGGTGACCAGGTCGTCGGCGAGCAGGCGTGCGCGGGCGTCGCGGACGTCGGCCTGCACGGTCTGCGCCTGGCGCGCGACCTCGGCCTGGCGACCCAGCGGCTTGAGCTGGCGGCGGATCTCCGACAGCAGGTCCGCCAGCCGGGTCAGGTTGCCGTCGGTGGCGTCGAGCTTGCGGAGCGCCTTCTCCTTGCGCTTGCGGTGCTTGAGGACGCCGGCCGCCTCCTCGATGAAGCCGCGGCGGTCCTCGGGGGTGGCGTGCAGGATCGAGTCGAGCTGGCCCTGCCCGACGATCACGTGCATCTCGCGCCCGATGCCGGAGTCGCTCAGCAGCTCCTGCACGTCGAGCAGGCGGCACCCGCTGCCGTTGATCGCGTACTCCGAGCCGCCGTTGCGGAACATCGTGCGGCTGATCGTGACCTCGGCGTAGTCGATCGGCAGCGCGCCGTCGGAGTTGTCGATGGTCAGCTGCACCTCGGCGCGGCCCAGCGGCGGACGGCCGGAGGTACCGGCGAAGATGACGTCCTCCATCTTGCCGCCGCGCAGGCTCTTGGCGCCCTGCTCGCCCATCACCCAGGCGAGGGCGTCGACGACGTTGGACTTGCCCGAGCCGTTGGGGCCGACGATGCACGTGATGCCCGGCTCGAGCTGCATCGTCGTCGAGGAGGCGAAGGACTTGAACCCCTTGAGGGTCAGGCTCTTCAGGTACAAACGCGTGCTCCTCACCGGGTCATGGCCAGGCCCTCGCGACGGGCCACTGAAAACTGGGGAAGCTCAGCGCGGCTCACCCTACGACACCCGCCGCCGCCAGAACCGTTGCGCGCGACGCGTGCCACGTCCCATGCTGGGCAGATGCGCCGCACGCTCGCCGTCACGCTCGCTGCCGTGGTCTCCGTGGGTGTGCTCGTCGCTCCCTCCCCGGTGACGGCCGGTGCCGCACCGGAGGACCCGCTCACCCGGACGCACCTGCTCACCAGCGACGACTACGTGGGCGTCTACCCCGACATGCGCGACCTCTCCCGCTCGGTGCTCCGCTCGCCGCTCTTCGCGCCGCGCGGGTGCGACGACCGGGCGCTCGTGGTGCGCGGCAGCAGCCGCATCCAGGGCAGCGTCTCCCCGGGCGTACGCCGACGCTCCGTCGCGCTGATCGACCAGAACCTGGTGCGCTTCGAGTCCCGCCGGGAGGCGCGCGCACTCGTCCGCCGCTACCGCCTCTTCAGCGAGGAGTGCGTGGGCGACGTACGCACCGACGACGGCGAGGGCGGCCGGGTCCTGCTCAAGAACCGGGCCTGGTTCCCGCCGCGCGTCGGCGACCAGTCCGCCGGGATGCTGATCGGCTGGTTCTCGCGCGGCTCGGTCGACTGGCGCCGGGTGCTGGCCGTACGCGTCGGGCGGACGGTGTCGGTGCTCGACGTCGACTTCACCGACGACCGCCCACCGAAGGCAGGGGTCGTGACGCTGGGTGAGCTGGCGGCGGACCGGCTGCGCTGAACGCACCGACAGGCGTGGCGGTGACTCAGGTGCGCGGGTAGAGGCGACGGTAGACCAGGAAGAGGATCGGCCCGAGGACCAGGACCGGGAGGAGCCCGCTGGGCCCCTGCGAGAAGAGCCCGGTGAGGAGGGACGGTGCCATGAAGAAGCACACGATCCAGAACACCATCCGCGGGTTCACGCTCCACGGGGCCTGCGCAGCCGGCGGGGCGTAGCCGAGGGGGGCCGGCGGGACGGGTGGAGCGGGCACCACCGGGACGGTCAGTCCCCGCATCACCGCGTCGAGGTCGCCGTGGGTCCGCGCGGCCAGTGCCTGCGAGGTGCGCTCGTCGAGCTCGGTGGAGGTGATCCGGCCCTCGCCGAACGCGGATGCCAGCCGCCGACAGACCTGGTCCCGCTCGGTGTCGGAGGCGAGGAGCGCGTCCTGGGCGGCCTCGGCCTCGCTCTGCGACCGCAGCCAGTGGCGGTAGGCCTCGTCGCCCGCGCCGGGCGCGCCGTACGGCATGGTCATGGCCCAAGGCTAGTCCCGCGCCCTGCTCCTGCGTGGCGACTTCGCCGACTCGGTGACGCGGTCGAGCAGGACTGTCCGAGCCGTCAGCGACCGAGCACGTCCTCCAGCGCCGCGCGCACGAGGAGCGCGGCGTCCGGCCGGGCGTTGTGGCCCATCAGCCCGATGCGCCACACCGTGGTGGCGTACGCGCCGGCGCCGGCGCCGATCTCGATGTTGTGGCGCTCGAGCAGCTCGCGGCGCACCGCCGCGGAGTCGACGCCCTCGGGGACCCGGACGGTCGTCAGGTCGGGCAGCCGGTGCCCCTCGGCGGCGAAGAGCTCGAGGCCCATCTCTTCCAGGCCGGCCTGGAGCGCGTCACCCGCCGCCTGGTGGCGCGCCCAGACGGCCCCGAGGCCCTCGTCGAGGATGCGGGTGAGGCCGGCGTGGAGGCTGGCGACCATCGCGGTCGGCGCGGTGTGGTGGTAGGTCCGCTGGGCCTTGCCGCCCGCCTCGCCGACGTAGCCGCCGAGCATGCCGAGGTCGAGGTACCACGACCGCGGCTCCTCGACCCGGCGGTCGAAGGCGCGGTCGTTGATGGTGAAGGGCGCCAGGCCCGGGGCCACGCCGAGGCACTTCTGGGTGCCGGCGTAGCCGATGTCCACGCCCCAGTCGTCGGCGCGCAGCTCGATGCCGCCGATGGAGGTGACCGCGTCGGTGAGCAGCAGCGCGTCACCCTTGCCGGCGCCGAGCGCGGCGATGTCGGAGCGCACGCCGGTCGAGGTCTCGGCGTGCACGGCGGCGATGATCGCCGGCGACGGGTGGGCGGACAGCACCCGGTCGACGTCGACCGGCTGGCCCCACTCGTGCTCGACCGCGACGACCTCGGCGCCGCAGCGCGCGGCGACGTCGGTCATCCGCTGACCGAAGAGGCCGTTGACCGCCACGACCACCACGTCACCCGGGTGGACGGTGTTGACGAACGCCGCCTCCATGCCGGCCGAGCCGGTCGCGCTGAGCGGCAGGGTGCGGGCGTTGGAGGTCCCCCACGCCTCACGCAGCATCTCGCAGGTCTCGTCCATGATCCGCAGGAACTCGGGGTCGAGGTGGCCGAGCAGCGGGTCGGCCAGGGCGCGCGTGGCCTCGGGGTAGGGGTTGGACGGACCGGGACCGAAGAGGTGGCGCTCGCGGATCATGGGGTCGACGGTAACCAACCGGCGGGCGTCACAGCACCGCCCCGGGGTTGAGGATGCCGTCGGGGTCGAGGGCGTCCTTGACCCGACGGGTCAGCGCCATCACGTCGTCACCGAGCTGCGCGGGCAGCGCCGCCTTCTTGGTCCGGCCCACCCCGTGCTCGCCGGTGATCGTGCCGTCGAGGGCGATGGCGGCGTGCATGATCTCCTCGAACGCCGCGAGCGCCCGCAGCCGTGCCGCCTCGTCGCCGCGCGGCACCACGACCAGCGGGTGGGTGTTGCCGTCGCCGGCGTGGGCGACGACCGGGATGAGCAGGTCGTGGCGCTCGGCGATGCGCGCCACCGCCTCGACCAGCTCGGGCAGGCGCGGGACCGGGACGCCGACGTCCTCGAGCATCAGCTCGCCGAGCACCTCGACGGCGGGGATCACCATCCGGCGCGCCTGGACGAACTGCTCGCCCTCCTCGACGTCCTGGGTCACGAAGACCTCTGACGCCCCCGCGGCCCGGCAGGCAGCGCCCATCGCCTCGACCTCGGCACCGCAGGCAGAGCCGAGGGCGTCGCTCTGCGCCACGAGGAGCGCGCCGGCATCCGTGTCGAGGCCCATCGGGCGGTGCGCCTCGACCGCGCGGATGGAGGGCTGGTCCATCAGCTCGAGCATGGAGGGCCGGAGCGTACGCCGGATCGCGACCACCGCCTCGGCGGCCGCGGTCATCGTGGGGAAGGCCGCCACGAGCGTCGCGCCGACGACCTGGGCGGGCACGAGCCGCATCGTGGCACGCGTGACGACGCCGAGCGTGCCCTCGCTGCCGACGAAGAGCTTGAGGAGCGAGAGCCCGGCGACGTCCTTGATGCGGGTGCCACCCAGGGTGATGAGCGTGCCGTCGGCCAGCACCACGTCGAGGCCGAGCACGTAGTCGGTGGTGACGCCGTACTTCACGCAGCACAGGCCCCCGGCGTTGGTGGCGACGTTGCCGCCGATCGAGCAGATCTCGTACGACGACGGGTCGGGCGGGTACCAGAGCCCGTGCTCGGCGGCCGCGGCCTTCACGTCCTTGTTGAGCGCACCGGGCTCGACGACGGCCACCTGGCAGACCGGGTCGACCTCGATCGCCGTCATCCGCTCCAGGCTGAGCACGATCCCGCCGTCCACAGCGCTCGCCCCGCCGGACAGGCCGGTGCCGGCCCCGCGGGGCACCACGGGCACCCCGTGCCGCGCGGCCCAGCGGATCGTCGTACGCACCTGGTCGGCGTCCTCGGCGCGCACCACCGCCAGCGGCGTGCCGGCGTGCGGGTCCTGCGAGCGGTCCCACCGGTACTTCTCGGTGCGCCCGGCGTCGGTGACGACGACCCCGTCGGGCAGGGACTCCACGAGCTCGGCGAGGGCCTTCATCGGCCCATCGAACCACGGCGGACGGGCGCGCCGGGTCCGGCCGGTGTCTCCCCCGGGCGGCCGATGGTCCCTACGATCCACCCATGCGAGCCTCCGGTGCCCAGAGCGCCATGCCAGACCCAGGGCACGACCCGGCCACGGCCGAGCGGCGCGCCAGGATCTTCGGCGGTGCCGACCTCACTGCCGGTCGCTCGCTCGAGATCGGCCCGCTGGACGCTGCGCTCCTCACGCGCGACATGGGCGAGGTGTACTACGTCGACGTCCGCGACCGCGCGGGCACGGTCGCCTACTACCGCGAGGACACCTCGGTCCGGACCGAGCTCATCCCGGAGATCGACTTCTGGCTCACCCGCGACGACGGAACCGTCGGCACCCTCGCCGAGGCCGTGGCGGCGGGCGCCCCGTTCCGTCGCGTGGTCGCCAGCCACGTCATCGAGCACGTTCCGGACATGATCGGCTGGCTGCACGACGTGGCCGACGTGCTGGACGACGACGGCGAGCTCGTGCTGGTCGTGCCCGACCTGCGCTTCTGCTTCGACGCGCTCCGCCCGGGGGCGACCGTGGGGCAGGTGCTCCAGGCCCACCAGGACGGCGACCGGGTCCCGTCGATCCGCGCGGTCTACGACTTCGCCCGCACGGCGGTGCCGTTCCCTGCCGCGTCGGCCTGGGACGGCGCGTGGCCGCCGGAGGAACGGGTCAACCCGATGGCGCGGGTCAGTGCGATGGTGGAGCGCCAGCGCCGGGGCGAGTACGTCGACTGCCACGTGTGGCCGATGACACCGGTTCGCTTCGTCGACATCTTCGCCGACCTCCTCGAGCTCGGGTTGATCGACCTCGCGGTCGAACGCGTCACCGCCACGCCCCACGGGCACCACGAGTTCTACGCGACCTTGCGACGGTTCCCCCGCGACGGGGCACGGGACGAGATGGTGACGAGTGCCCTGCGGCACCTGTCACGGGTCCGCGACTCCCTCCCCGACGAGGTCCGCACCTGGCCCCAGCAGGTCCGCGAGGGGCGGCTCGTGGAGCAGCGGCTCGACCTCGAGCGGCAGCTCGGCGAGCTCGAGGCCGAGCTCGCTCGCACCGGCGAGGAGCGAGACAGCCTGCGAGCGGCCCGCGACCGGGCGTGGGAGCAGCGCAACCGCGCCCGGGAGGAGCGCGACCTGGCGCGCGCACAGCGTGACCGGTGGCGAGAGCAAGGACGGCAGGCGACCCGCGAGCGTGACCGCGCGAGGGCGCGAGCCGAGCGGCTGACGGGCCAGCTCCGTCGAGAACGAGCGCGGCTCGCGTCGCGACTGTCCCGGGCCGTGGCGCGTCGACTTCCCTAGGATCTCGGCATGGGGGAACGCGACGGTCCCGAGCAGGCGGCCACGGACCAGGTGCTGGAGATGCGGCGGGAGCTGATCCTGGGTGACGTCGACCTCGAGGCTGGCCGCACCCTGGA
This sequence is a window from Nocardioides sp. S5. Protein-coding genes within it:
- the smc gene encoding chromosome segregation protein SMC, with the translated sequence MYLKSLTLKGFKSFASSTTMQLEPGITCIVGPNGSGKSNVVDALAWVMGEQGAKSLRGGKMEDVIFAGTSGRPPLGRAEVQLTIDNSDGALPIDYAEVTISRTMFRNGGSEYAINGSGCRLLDVQELLSDSGIGREMHVIVGQGQLDSILHATPEDRRGFIEEAAGVLKHRKRKEKALRKLDATDGNLTRLADLLSEIRRQLKPLGRQAEVARQAQTVQADVRDARARLLADDLVTARTALETELADESVLLERREEVEAAIAEGRERESALEATLRDDLPRLAAAQETWFALSGLKERLRGTASLADERIRNAAGAAEGDTVDSGRDPDDLEAQAERVRRQETEIAEQVAQHRTALEAAVTAKRTAEEAAAEEDKRISGLLRAAADRREGLARLAGQVNALTSRAEAADAEIQRLTEAREEAAARAERAQRDFTALETRVAGLDAGEEGLDSEHEDAVAVLDEVDEQLARAREDAQQADRERAGLIARRDALEIGLNRKDGAGALLAATDTVDGLLGSVAALLDVDHGYETAVAAALGSAADAVVVTGSQAAVDAITHLKHDDLGRAGLLLGGAPAADRDWPALPDGAAYAVDVVSAPSDVRPALARLLERVAVVDDLAAARRLVADLPDVVAVTRDGDLLGTHFAAGGSSSQPSLIEVQAAVDEATEQLAAATATTERLGFEISRLEAARHDALKRVDVALARLHESDATLAAVAEELGQHGSQARAAKGEADRLERAIVTAREARAADLAGLADLQSRLAAAEDVTDEEPDTSERERLADAARGARQGEMDARLALRTAEERARALHGRADSLLRAAQAERESRARAAERRERLVREGRAAQAVSVAVRVVLHQLERSVMEAADERAAVEESRQGSEQQLMAVRTRLRDLGREHDELVSSVHRDEMARTQQKMRIQQLEERALEELGLDADGLVADYGPTTLIPFSGEVPEGEEAPEPAAFVREEQVKRLRTAERALSMLGRVNPLALEEFSAMEERHKFLTEQLEDLKRTRKDLLDIVREVDARVEQVFTEAYADVEKAFDSTFARLFPGGEGRLVLTDPGDMLNTGIEVEARPAGKKVKRLSLLSGGERSLVAVAFLVALFKARPSPFYILDEVEAALDDTNLGRLLEIYEELRENSQLLVITHQKRTMEVGDALYGVTMRGDGVSAVISQRLRDAEPA
- a CDS encoding DUF1707 domain-containing protein, which produces MTMPYGAPGAGDEAYRHWLRSQSEAEAAQDALLASDTERDQVCRRLASAFGEGRITSTELDERTSQALAARTHGDLDAVMRGLTVPVVPAPPVPPAPLGYAPPAAQAPWSVNPRMVFWIVCFFMAPSLLTGLFSQGPSGLLPVLVLGPILFLVYRRLYPRT
- a CDS encoding alanine--glyoxylate aminotransferase family protein; translated protein: MIRERHLFGPGPSNPYPEATRALADPLLGHLDPEFLRIMDETCEMLREAWGTSNARTLPLSATGSAGMEAAFVNTVHPGDVVVVAVNGLFGQRMTDVAARCGAEVVAVEHEWGQPVDVDRVLSAHPSPAIIAAVHAETSTGVRSDIAALGAGKGDALLLTDAVTSIGGIELRADDWGVDIGYAGTQKCLGVAPGLAPFTINDRAFDRRVEEPRSWYLDLGMLGGYVGEAGGKAQRTYHHTAPTAMVASLHAGLTRILDEGLGAVWARHQAAGDALQAGLEEMGLELFAAEGHRLPDLTTVRVPEGVDSAAVRRELLERHNIEIGAGAGAYATTVWRIGLMGHNARPDAALLVRAALEDVLGR
- a CDS encoding FAD-linked oxidase C-terminal domain-containing protein — its product is MKALAELVESLPDGVVVTDAGRTEKYRWDRSQDPHAGTPLAVVRAEDADQVRTTIRWAARHGVPVVPRGAGTGLSGGASAVDGGIVLSLERMTAIEVDPVCQVAVVEPGALNKDVKAAAAEHGLWYPPDPSSYEICSIGGNVATNAGGLCCVKYGVTTDYVLGLDVVLADGTLITLGGTRIKDVAGLSLLKLFVGSEGTLGVVTRATMRLVPAQVVGATLVAAFPTMTAAAEAVVAIRRTLRPSMLELMDQPSIRAVEAHRPMGLDTDAGALLVAQSDALGSACGAEVEAMGAACRAAGASEVFVTQDVEEGEQFVQARRMVIPAVEVLGELMLEDVGVPVPRLPELVEAVARIAERHDLLIPVVAHAGDGNTHPLVVVPRGDEAARLRALAAFEEIMHAAIALDGTITGEHGVGRTKKAALPAQLGDDVMALTRRVKDALDPDGILNPGAVL
- a CDS encoding methyltransferase domain-containing protein, translated to MRASGAQSAMPDPGHDPATAERRARIFGGADLTAGRSLEIGPLDAALLTRDMGEVYYVDVRDRAGTVAYYREDTSVRTELIPEIDFWLTRDDGTVGTLAEAVAAGAPFRRVVASHVIEHVPDMIGWLHDVADVLDDDGELVLVVPDLRFCFDALRPGATVGQVLQAHQDGDRVPSIRAVYDFARTAVPFPAASAWDGAWPPEERVNPMARVSAMVERQRRGEYVDCHVWPMTPVRFVDIFADLLELGLIDLAVERVTATPHGHHEFYATLRRFPRDGARDEMVTSALRHLSRVRDSLPDEVRTWPQQVREGRLVEQRLDLERQLGELEAELARTGEERDSLRAARDRAWEQRNRAREERDLARAQRDRWREQGRQATRERDRARARAERLTGQLRRERARLASRLSRAVARRLP